In Arthrobacter sp. SLBN-83, one DNA window encodes the following:
- a CDS encoding alpha-1,4-glucan--maltose-1-phosphate maltosyltransferase produces MPQRRITEGLRFGRFPITAVQPVVEDGKFPAKALPGEAIVVGATAFREGHDMLGVSAVLLDPSGAERQRVRLAPPRGERGMGTDRWEGILTPSETGNWSFVIEAWHDRYGTWHHNAEVKIDAGIDVELMLAEGAKLLGEAAAEDFRDDVDRAALQRAADALADQSRSTEERLGAGFSAEIADIVARQPIRELVTVSRKYPLLVERDRAGRGAWYEFFPRSEGAVKDHNTGAWTSGNFRTAAKRLDAVAAMGFDVLYMPPIHPIGLQHRKGPNNTLVAGPNDPGSPWAIGAKEGGHDAIHPDLGTFEDFDAFVARANELGLEVALDLALQAAPDHPWVQSHPEWFTTRVDGSIAYAENPPKKYQDIYPLNFDNDPEGLSQEILRIVLLWVSHGVKIFRVDNPHTKPVWFWEWLIAEVNKAEPGVVFLAEAFTRPAMMHALGRAGFQQSYTYFTWRNTKKEIQEYFDEVSHESPAFFRPNFFVNTPDILTEFLQYGGPAAFRIRAVLASTGSPLWGVYAGYELFEHVARPGAEEYIDNEKFEYKARDWDAAAESGRSLAPYITRLNHIRRDHSALLDLQNLTVHQSTDDSTVVFSKHKTLPDGSKDTIIVVVNVDPHVTKECSVALDLAALELDPQDLTPGGGFYVDDLISGQSWEWGEYNYVRLDPHVEPAHILSVRRMHQ; encoded by the coding sequence ATGCCCCAGCGCCGAATCACCGAGGGCCTGCGGTTCGGACGTTTTCCCATCACCGCCGTGCAGCCTGTCGTCGAGGACGGCAAGTTCCCGGCCAAGGCCCTGCCCGGCGAAGCGATCGTGGTGGGCGCCACCGCCTTCCGCGAAGGCCATGACATGCTCGGCGTCAGCGCAGTGCTCCTGGACCCGTCCGGCGCAGAGCGCCAGCGCGTCCGGCTTGCGCCGCCCCGCGGGGAACGCGGCATGGGCACGGACCGCTGGGAAGGCATCCTCACGCCGTCGGAAACCGGAAACTGGTCCTTCGTCATCGAAGCCTGGCACGACCGCTACGGCACCTGGCACCACAACGCGGAGGTGAAGATCGACGCCGGCATCGACGTCGAACTCATGCTTGCGGAGGGTGCCAAGCTGCTTGGTGAAGCCGCCGCGGAGGACTTCCGGGACGACGTGGACCGGGCAGCCCTGCAGCGTGCCGCGGACGCACTCGCGGACCAGTCCCGCAGCACCGAGGAGCGCCTCGGGGCAGGATTCAGCGCGGAGATCGCGGACATCGTGGCCCGCCAGCCCATCCGCGAACTGGTGACCGTGTCCCGAAAATACCCCCTGCTGGTGGAGCGGGACCGTGCCGGGCGCGGCGCCTGGTACGAGTTCTTCCCCCGGTCCGAAGGCGCCGTCAAGGACCACAACACCGGCGCGTGGACCTCGGGGAACTTCCGGACCGCGGCAAAGCGGCTTGACGCCGTGGCGGCCATGGGCTTCGACGTCCTGTACATGCCGCCCATCCACCCCATCGGCCTGCAGCACCGCAAGGGCCCCAACAACACCCTTGTGGCCGGCCCCAACGATCCCGGCTCACCCTGGGCCATTGGAGCCAAGGAGGGCGGCCACGACGCCATCCATCCCGACCTTGGCACCTTCGAGGATTTCGATGCCTTCGTGGCGCGGGCCAACGAGCTGGGCCTGGAAGTAGCCCTGGATCTCGCGCTGCAGGCAGCACCGGACCACCCGTGGGTACAGTCCCATCCTGAATGGTTCACCACCCGGGTGGACGGCAGCATTGCCTACGCGGAAAACCCGCCAAAGAAGTACCAGGACATATATCCGCTCAATTTCGATAATGACCCGGAAGGCCTTTCCCAGGAAATTCTGCGGATTGTGCTCCTTTGGGTCAGCCACGGGGTAAAGATTTTCCGGGTGGATAACCCGCATACCAAACCCGTGTGGTTCTGGGAATGGCTTATTGCGGAAGTGAATAAAGCCGAGCCCGGCGTGGTGTTCCTCGCCGAAGCCTTCACCCGGCCCGCCATGATGCACGCACTGGGCAGGGCAGGGTTCCAGCAGTCCTACACCTACTTCACCTGGCGGAACACCAAGAAGGAAATCCAGGAGTACTTCGACGAGGTCAGCCACGAGTCCCCGGCGTTCTTCCGCCCGAACTTTTTCGTCAACACCCCGGATATCCTCACCGAATTCCTGCAGTACGGGGGACCGGCGGCATTCCGCATCCGGGCGGTGCTTGCCTCCACCGGAAGCCCGCTCTGGGGCGTCTACGCCGGCTATGAGCTGTTCGAGCACGTGGCCCGGCCCGGCGCGGAGGAGTACATCGACAACGAAAAGTTCGAATACAAGGCCCGCGACTGGGATGCGGCCGCGGAATCAGGGCGCTCGCTGGCCCCGTACATCACCCGGCTCAACCACATCCGGCGGGACCATTCGGCGCTGCTGGACCTGCAGAACCTGACGGTCCACCAGAGCACGGACGACTCCACCGTGGTCTTCTCCAAGCACAAGACGCTTCCCGACGGGTCCAAGGACACCATCATCGTGGTGGTCAATGTGGATCCGCACGTCACCAAGGAATGCAGCGTGGCGCTGGACCTGGCAGCCCTGGAACTGGACCCGCAGGACCTCACGCCGGGCGGCGGCTTCTATGTGGATGACCTGATCTCCGGCCAAAGCTGGGAATGGGGCGAGTACAACTACGTGCGCCTGGATCCGCACGTGGAGCCCGCCCACATCCTGAGCGTGAGGAGAATGCATCAGTGA
- the treS gene encoding maltose alpha-D-glucosyltransferase, translated as MNFNPQSSGHFTPKSTFELNAPGLQHDPLWYRKAVFYEVLVRAFADANGDGSGDFSGLIDRLDYLQWLGVDCLWLPPFFQSPLRDGGYDISDYNSVLDEFGTISDFKRLVAEAHARGVRVIIDLPLNHTSDQHPWFQESRKDPDGPFGDFYVWSDTDEKYQDARIIFVDTEESNWTFDPIRRQFFWHRFFSHQPDLNFENPAVIDAVFDVVRFWLDQGIDGFRADAIPYLYEEEGTNCENLPATHEFLRQLRTMVDENYPGRVIIAEANQPPNEVVEYFGTVEEPECHMAFHFPIMPRLYYALRDQKAAPIIETMRETPDIPEGAQWGTFLRNHDELTLEMVTADERAAMLGWYAPDPRMRANIGIRRRLAPLLDNSRAEIELINALLLSLPGSPFLYYGDEIGMGDNIWLEDRDAVRTPMQWNPDRNAGFSHADPGKLYLPPIQSLVYNYAMANVEAEAAHSGSLLRWTRQILSVRKNHPAFGLGGFKHVEADHDAVLAYLRELPAGNPAGADAETILCAFNLSQHPVAATLRIPEYAGRGLRDVFGGQIFPGIGDDGTLTLTIGSHDFFWLRLRSAGSNPSSPYTQAMPILSIEN; from the coding sequence GTGAATTTCAATCCGCAAAGTTCCGGCCACTTCACCCCAAAGAGCACGTTCGAGCTAAATGCACCCGGCCTTCAGCATGACCCGTTGTGGTACCGCAAGGCAGTGTTCTACGAAGTACTTGTGAGGGCCTTTGCGGATGCCAACGGCGATGGGTCCGGGGACTTCTCCGGACTCATCGACCGGCTGGACTACCTGCAGTGGCTGGGCGTCGACTGCCTCTGGCTGCCCCCGTTCTTCCAGTCGCCGCTGCGGGATGGCGGCTATGACATTTCCGATTACAACTCCGTCCTGGACGAGTTCGGCACCATCAGCGATTTCAAGCGGCTGGTGGCAGAAGCCCACGCCCGCGGCGTCCGGGTCATCATCGATCTCCCGTTGAACCACACCTCGGACCAGCACCCCTGGTTCCAGGAATCCCGCAAGGACCCGGACGGCCCGTTCGGAGACTTCTACGTCTGGAGCGACACCGACGAGAAGTACCAGGATGCCCGCATAATCTTCGTTGACACGGAGGAATCGAACTGGACGTTCGATCCCATCCGGCGGCAGTTCTTCTGGCATCGGTTCTTCAGCCACCAGCCGGACCTGAACTTCGAAAACCCCGCGGTGATCGACGCGGTCTTTGACGTGGTCCGGTTCTGGCTGGACCAGGGGATCGACGGTTTCCGGGCCGATGCCATCCCCTACCTCTACGAGGAAGAGGGCACCAACTGCGAGAACCTGCCGGCAACGCATGAGTTCCTCCGCCAGCTCCGGACCATGGTGGATGAAAACTATCCCGGCCGCGTGATCATCGCCGAAGCAAACCAGCCGCCCAACGAGGTGGTGGAGTATTTCGGCACCGTGGAGGAACCCGAATGCCATATGGCCTTCCACTTCCCCATCATGCCCCGCCTGTACTACGCCCTGCGGGACCAGAAAGCCGCCCCCATCATCGAAACTATGCGCGAAACCCCGGATATCCCCGAGGGCGCACAGTGGGGCACCTTCCTCCGCAACCACGATGAACTGACCCTGGAAATGGTCACCGCCGACGAACGGGCGGCGATGCTCGGGTGGTACGCGCCGGACCCGCGCATGCGGGCCAACATCGGTATCCGGCGCCGGCTCGCCCCTTTGCTGGACAACTCCCGGGCCGAGATCGAGCTGATCAACGCGCTCCTGCTCTCGCTTCCAGGCAGCCCGTTCCTGTACTACGGGGACGAAATCGGCATGGGAGACAACATCTGGCTTGAGGACCGCGACGCCGTCCGCACGCCCATGCAGTGGAACCCGGACCGGAACGCCGGCTTCTCGCACGCGGATCCCGGCAAGCTCTACCTGCCGCCCATCCAGTCCCTGGTGTACAACTACGCCATGGCCAACGTGGAAGCGGAGGCGGCGCATTCAGGGTCCCTGCTGCGCTGGACCCGGCAAATCCTCAGCGTCCGCAAGAACCACCCCGCCTTCGGGCTGGGCGGATTCAAGCACGTGGAAGCAGACCATGACGCCGTCCTGGCGTACCTGCGGGAGCTGCCGGCCGGCAACCCTGCCGGTGCCGACGCCGAGACCATACTTTGCGCCTTCAACCTTTCCCAGCACCCGGTGGCTGCCACGCTGCGCATCCCCGAATATGCCGGGCGGGGGCTCCGCGATGTCTTCGGCGGCCAGATCTTCCCTGGCATCGGCGACGACGGCACCCTCACCCTGACCATCGGAAGCCACGATTTCTTCTGGCTCCGGTTGCGCTCGGCGGGGTCCAACCCGTCGTCGCCCTACACCCAGGCCATGCCCATCCTGTCGATAGAGAACTGA